A single genomic interval of Anopheles marshallii chromosome 2, idAnoMarsDA_429_01, whole genome shotgun sequence harbors:
- the LOC128707358 gene encoding uncharacterized protein LOC128707358: protein MLFLNSWIGLFVTCLLIPEIVGLKLKTVRIPPYRLRSESALLECHYELNGQRKGHGTSNGGNRRHHTYQSDYVGEPFEEEEKLYSIKWYKDNEEFYRYVPSASQPIKSYKIEGIRVDPNHSDGTKVLLRGLTLKSSGIYRCEISAEAPSFDSVQGEGRMDVIYVPKDGPHISDGGRQSFKNGETMEFNCTSARSHPATTLQWYINDLQVMDPNSIIHYPSIQNQHGLITTFLGLSMVVNHRLYIDGTIRVKCMAILSPVLWRGGQESIVQWEQPAIDSRSAMLLVKSNDTSRSKIFIVPFISLVLYAICPIHACVNW, encoded by the exons ATGCTGTTTCTCAATAGTTGGATTGGATTATTTGTAACGTGTCTTCTGATACCAG AAATTGTTGGCCTAAAGCTAAAAACCGTACGAATACCACCGTATAGACTTCGAAGTGAGTCCGCTTTACTTGAGTGCCACTACGAACTTAATGGCCAGCGAAAAGGACATGGCACTTCTAACGGGGGCAATCGACGACATCATACCTATCAAAGCGACTATGTCGGTGAACCCTTCGAAGAGGAGGAGAAGCTGTACTCAATCAAATGGTACAAAGACAACGAGGAGTTCTATCGTTACGTGCCGTCGGCTTCGCAACCGATTAAGAGTTACAAAATCGAGGGTATCCGGGTCGACCCAAACCATTCCGATGGTACGAAGGTGTTGCTGCGAGGGTTAACACTTAAATCCTCCGGTATCTATCGTTGTGAGATCTCGGCTGAGGCACCCAGCTTCGACTCGGTTCAGGGTGAAGGTCGGATGGATGTGATAT ATGTTCCAAAGGATGGTCCACACATTAGCGATGGGGGAAGGCAAAGCTTCAAAAATGGTGAAACAATGGAGTTCAACTGTACGTCCGCTCGCTCACATCCAGCCACCACCCTGCAGTGGTATATCAATGATTTGCAGGTGATGGACCCGAACAGCATCATACACTATCCCTCGATACAAAATCAGCATGGGCTGATTACCACCTTTCTTGGCTTGAGTATGGTCGTCAACCATCGGCTTTACATCGATGGGACGATACGGGTAAAATGCATGGCTATCTTATCGCCCGTCTTATGGCGTGGTGGCCAAGAAAGTATCGTCCAATGGGAACAACCCGCGATCGACAGTCGTTCTGCCATGCTGTTAG TAAAAAGTAACGACACGAGCAGAAGCAAAATCTTCATAGTGCCCTTTATCAGTCTTGTGCTTTATGCAATTTGCCCAATACATGCTTGCGTAAATTGGTGA